CCTAGTATAAGAACCGATCCCAGAAAGACTAAAAGAAAATCATGTATTGGTCCGGGCAAATCCATTATATGTAAAATAAGAGATAAATAGAAATGTTTTTCATGACCTTATTGAGACCCGACcagaaaattttttttttatgatttttgagCAATTCCTAATTTAATCCTAAGTAAATAAATACTAAGGGATATGAATAAATGTGAGTACTATTATTGgactaatttcattctttatctGAAAGAGTCGTTCTAATtctaaactatatattttaaaacaattatGGATATATTAATTAATGGATTTTCAATCCAAATTAAGACGCGTTTCTTACCAACCAATCAATAGTTGGTATTTGTAGTTATTGACCAAACAACACGAAAGAAACCTAAATTCCTTCTATATTAGTTATTAGTAAAGTAATTATAAATTATTCGTTAATAAGAGATTTACTTATTTATTTGAGGCGAATTCAAAATTGTTCGAATTGTATAATCGTCAATTACTGACATTGGTAAACGACCCAaagcaatttgattataattcaATTCGTGACGATCATAAGTAGAAAGTTCATATTCTTCAGTCATTGATAAACAATTCGTTGGACAATACTCAACGCAATTACCACAAAATATACAGACTCCGAAATCAATACTGTAATTAAGCAGCCGTTTCTTGCGAATATCATTTTCCAATTTCCAATCAACAACGGGTAGATCTATAGGACATACACGAACGCATACTTCACAAGCAATACATTTATCAAATTCAAAATGGATTCGACCGCGGAAACGATCCGCGGTGATTAATTTTTCATAAGGATATTGAATAGTTACGGGTAAACGATTTGCGTGGGATaaagtaatcatgaaactttgACCAATGTACCTTGCAGCTCGTACTGTTTGTTGACCATAATTCATGAACCCAGTTACCATAGAGAACATATcgttaatatatatatgaatagttttatgtttgtttatttctcttgtttgagacACATTGTGAATATAGAATGTTACTTTACAGTGAAAAGAGTTGGAAAGAAGTTGTTAATAATAGATTACCGAGAGAAATAGGTAAAAGAAATTTCCATCCAAGATTCAATAGTTGGTCCATTCTTAGCCTCGGTAAAGTCCATCTTGTTGTGATAGGaatgaacaagaacaaataagttTTAGCTAATGTAATAAAGATACCAATTATCGCTCCAAAAACGCcacatgttttatttatttcaaaaagCTCAGAAACATATATGTCCGGAATAGATATATTCCAACCTCCCAAGTAAAGAACTGTTACAAATAATGAAGAAACCAATAGGTTTAGATAGGAAGCAACATAAAATAACCCAAATTTTATACCCGAGTATTCGGTTTGATAACCTGCTACTAACTCTTCTTCTGCTTCTGGTAAATCAAAAGGTAATCTCTCACATTCTGCTAgggaagaaataataaaaatgataaacCCTATAGGCTGACGCCACAAATTCCATCCCCAAAAACCATATTTTGATTGCGCCTCAACAATATCAATTGTACTTAAACTGTTAGATAATTATAGTCGGTGATACCATCACTGTTACCATCGCTATTACAGAACCGTACATGAGATTTTCACCTCATACGGCTCCTTGAAGGCCAGAAATAAATATAGGGACCGCGTCAGTATTCTTTTTTGAATCTTGATATGTTTGTAGGATGGATAACTATCGGCCGGTCCCAAATTAGACCAATTGAATTCTGTCTGTTAGAATtattttaattcaaaataaaatcaaaaaagTACTTCTGAATTGATCTCATCCtttctttaatttaattaatttcaataattatttcaattcttctttGTTCAGTAATAACTTAACTGTTCAATAAAATACTTcttgtaaaaatatcaataacCCGTTGGTTTCACgtacgaaaaaaaaattctatattaattaatgaattatGACACAAATTCTATATCTATTAATATGTATATGGGAAAgaataaaagtaacaaataataaataaagtatatctttttttttttttttttttttcgttcctATTCTTCTTTCTATTTCTGAGAAAAAGAGGGCTTTCAAAATAAAGTAAAGGATTATTTCGTTTCGAATAGTTATTTATTAAATCGGTGGATAGGAGTATACTCTGGATCGGAATCGTGTCATGGGGAGTACTGCCTGATCATTTCTACCAACTTAAAGCCCCAATTAGTATTCTTTGTTTGTATATTATGTAAAAATGTCCTTTTGGAGAATTTACATAGTCTCCATTACTAATCCTTTCCATATGTTCGTGTTTCTAACCATCCACTCGTTTTTGCTCAATCCCCCGTTATGCTAATACATAAAAATGATAGTGAAAACTCAATACGGTTGATCTTTTGAACCCGCTTCAAGTCAGGATGACTAATCAACCAATCTTGGGGGAAACGGTCTCTTCTGTTTATGTTTATTTCCGCTTAACTCTCTAACTCTTATACATAGAAAATGAGAATCAATCTTTTTACTGCGAATTTATATATAAGCTGTTTTCTTTCACTCATATAACTATTTGATTTAGTTCATCAACCCGaataatgaataaaaaaaaaattaagatatcTACTCAATCCATTCCAACCCTTTCCTTGAAAGGAAGGAATAGAGAAAAGTTTATGTCTATGTATCAACGAATCGCACGTAGAGATATTGATAACACACATAAAGTTAATGGTATTTCATAACTAATCGATTGAGCAGCAGCTCGTAGACCGCCTAAAAAGGAATATTTATTATTTGACCCGTATCCCGACATAAGAAGTCCAATTGGAGCAATACTGGAAATAGCAATCCATAAAAAAACACCGATATTGAGATCCGCTAAAACAAGGTGATATCCAAAAGGAACTACTGAATAGCTTACTAAAATTGATATGACTGCTATGGATGGCCCGATACTGAATAAACGAGTATCCCCCCTAGATGGAAAAAGATTTTCTTTGAAAAGTAGTTTTGTCCCATCTGCTAGAGCTTGAAGAACTCCCAAAGGGCCGGCGTATTCAGGTCCAATACGTTGTTGTATCCCTGCCGATATTTCTCTTTCTAACCATACAATTACCAGTACGCCTATTGTGATTCCCACTACAAGAGTCAAAATAGGAACAAGAACCCATAGAATTCCATAAACCTCTTTAAAAAATTCTAATCTAGAAAAAGAATCGATATCTTGTACTTCCGGTGTATCAATTATCATTTCAACGATCAACTTCTCCCATAATGATATCTATACTACCTAGTATCGTCATAATATCAGCCAATTTCATTCTTTTAACTAACCGCGGAAGAATTTGCAAATTGATAAAACCCGGCGGGCGGATTTTCCATCTCCAAGGAAAACCACTCTGATCCCCTATGAGAAAAATTCCCAATTCTCCCTTTGGGGCTTCTACTCTCACATAAAGTTCTTGTTTCGGCAATTCAAATGTAGGAGACGGCTTTTTACTAATAAATCGATATTCAAAATCATTCCATTCCGGATTCCTTTCTCTATCAAAGTATCGTATTTCTAAATTCTCATAGGGTCCCCCTGGAATTCCTTCCAGGGCCTGTTGAATAATTTTTACGGATTCTATCATTTCACCAATTCGGACTAGATAACGAGCCAATGAATCTCCTTCTTTTTGCCACTGTACTTCCCAATCAAATTCGTCGTAACATTCATAATGATCAACTTTACGAAGATCCCATTGTATTCCGGAAGCTCGCAGCATTGGTCCCGATAAACCCCAATTTATTACTTCCTCTCTACCAATAATGCCTACTCCCTCGACTCGTTCTAAAAAAATAGGATTTCGTGTAATAAGTTTTTGATATTCAGCAACTCTTGTTAAAAAATAATCGCAGAAATCCAAACATTTATCTATCCAGCCATGAGGTAGATCGGCCGCTACTCCTCCGATACGAAAATAATTATGCATCATTCTCATACCGGTGGCAGCTTCGAATAGATCATATACCAATCCACGAAATAATTTGATCTATGGACAGCATCGTTGTGGTAAAGGTCGTAATGCCAGAGGAATCATTACCGCAGGGCATAGAGGGGGAGGTCATAAGCGTCTATACCGTAAAATCGATTTTCGACGGAATGAAAAAGACATATATGGTAGAATCGTAACTATAGAATACGACCCTAATCGAAATGCATACATTTGTCTCATACACTATGGGGATGGTGAGAAAAGATATATTTTACATCCCAGAGGGGCTATAATTGGAGATACCATTGTTTCTGGTACAGAAGTTCCTATAAAAATGGGAAATGCCCTACCTTTGAGTGCGGTTTGAACTATTGATTTACGTAATTGGAAGTAACCAATTAGGTTTACGACGAAACCTAGAAATCGATCACTGATCCAATTTGAGTACCTCTACAGGATAGACCTCAACAGAAAACTGAAGAGTAACGGCAGCAAGTGATTGAGTTCAGTAGTTCCTCATATAAAATTATTGACTCTAGAGATATAGTAATATGGAGAAGACAAAATTGTTTCAAGCACCTACAGAACCAGAAGCGCCCCTTGTTTCAAAGAGAGGAGGACGGGTTATTCACATTTCATTTGATGGTCAGAGGCGAATTGAAAGCTAAGCAGTGGTAATTCTAAGGATTCCCCCCGGGGAAAAATAGAGATGTCTCCTACGTTACCCGTAATATGTGGAAGTATCGACGTAATTTCATAGAGTCATTCGGTCTGAATGCTACATGAAGAACATAAGCCAGATGAAGGAACGGGAAGACCTAGGATGTAGAAGAGCATAACATGAGTTATTCGGCATATTTTGATTCCTATATATCCACTCATGTGGTACTTcattatatgatatatataagAATTATACGATATATATAAGATCCATCTGTATAGATATCATCATCTACATCCAGAAAGCCGTATGCTTTGGAAGAAGCTTGTACAGTTTGGGAAGGGGTTTTGATTGATCAAAAAGAAGAATCTACTTCAACCGATATGCCCTTAGGCACGGCCATACATAACATAGAAATCACACTTGGAAAGGGTGGACAATTAGCTAGAGCAGCAGGTGCTGTAGCGAAACTGATTGCAAAAGAGGGGAAATCGGCCACATTAAAATTACCTTCTGGGGAGGTCCGTTTGATATCCAAAAACTGCTCAGCAACAGTCGGACAAGTGGGGAATGTTGGGGTGAACCAGAAAAGTTTGGGTAAAGCCGGATCTAAATGTTGGCTGGGTAAGCGTCCTGTAGTAAGAGGAGTAGTTATGAACCCTGTAGACCATCCCCATGGGGGTGGTGAAGGGAGGGCCCCAATTGGTAGAAAAAAACCCGCAACCCCTTGGGGTTATCCTGCACTTGGAAGAAGAAGTAGAAAAAGGAATAAATATAGTGATAATTTGATTCTTCGTCGCCGTAGTAAATAGGCGAGAAaatagaatttgtttcttcgtctttacaaaaaagaaataaaaacaaaaataggaGTAATTAATTGTGACACGttcactaaaaaaaaatccttttgtAGCAAATCatttattaagaaaaataaatacacttaacacaaaagcagaaaaagaaataatagtAACCTGGTCCCGAGCGTCTACCATTATACCGACAATGATCGGGCATACTATCGCTATCCATAATGGAAAGGAGCATTTGCCTATTTATATAACGGATCGTATGGTAGGACATAAATTGGGAGAATTTGCACCTACTCTAAATTTCCGGGGGCATGCGAAAAATGATAATAGATCCCGTcgttaataattaataaaaaaataataaaatatagatgCTTATCGTTCATTAATGAGAGGTGAATCTTATGATACAGAAGAGAAAGGTGAAGAAATATACAGAAGTATACACTTTAGGTCAACATATATGTATGTCTGCTCACAAAGCGAGAAGAGTAATTGATCAAATTCGTGGGCGGTCCTATGAAGAAACACTTATGATACTAGAACTTATGCCTTATCGAGCATGTTATGCCATTTTAAAATTGGTTTATTCTGCAGCAGCAAATGCTAATCACAATAAGGGTTTGAACGAAACAAGTTTAATCATTAGTAAAGCCGAAGTCAACGAGGGCACAACTGTGAAAAAATTAAAGCCCCGGGCTCGAGGACGGGGTTATCCTATAAAAAGATCCACTTGTCATATAACTATTGTATTGAAAGATATATCTTTAGATGAAGAGGAAGAAATAGATAAAAGGAAATTCTATAAATTAGAGCTGAGGAATACTTAAAGGaagaatattttatattataaaaaatacaaatacgCTATATTATGTTATGCTTAAAAAAAAtcgaatgaataaaaaaaaaatacaaacagaTGTCACGTTTCACGATATATATAGTAGTGGGGGATTATGGGACAAAAAATAAATCCACTTGGTTTCAGACTTGGTGCAACCCAAGGTCATCATTCTCTTTGGTTTGcacaaccaaaaaattattcaaaggATCTACAAGAAGATCAAAAAATACGAGATTGTATCAAAAATTATGTgcaaaataatatgaaaatatcCTCTAATGTAGAGGGAATTGCACGTATAGAGATTCAAAAAAGAATCGATTTGATTCAGGTCATAATCTATATGGGATTCCCCAAGTTATTAATAGAAGACAGGACTCGAAGAATCGAAGAATTACAGACGCATGTACAAAAAGAACTCAATTGTGTAAACCGAAAACTCAACATTGCTATTACAAGAATTGCAAATCCTTATGGGCACCCCAATATTCTTGCAGAATTTATAGCCGGACAATTAAAGAATAGAGTTTCATTTCGCAAAGCAATGAAAAAAGCTATTGAATTAACTGAACAGGCAGGTACAAAAGGGATTCAAGTACAAATTGCAGGGCGTATCGACGGAAAAGAAATTGCACGTGTTGAATGGATCCGAGAAGGTAGAGTTCCTCTACAAACCATTCGAGCTAAAATTGATTATTGTTCCTATGCAGTTCGAACTATCTATGGGGTATTAGGCATCAAAATTTGGATATTTGTAGACGAGGAATAATAAGAACTTACTTGACTTATATTTAGTTATATCTGgtgataaaacaaaaaatggcaaactctttcattctttttctggtaaataataaaaaaaaaagaacaattcTATAAGGTTGAATAAAAATTCGATTAATCATTTGATATAATTGCTATGCTTAGTGTGTGACTCGTTGGTTTTTTTAGGGTTGGGATTCAAAAAAATGGACAGCCCATAGTACAAACTGATAACTATAGAACTAATAACCAACTCATCACTTCGTGTTATCTGGATAGAAAGAACCAGTCAAGATATGATATATAAGTCATATCATTGTAGCAACTGAAAtcttttttacataaaaaaaaaaaaaaaaacaatctgaTTATGGGTTGTAAAGCAATATAAAGTATACAGATAAATGGAAGGGTGAGAGAAAGATAGAAAAAGAATATTAATGATATATAATTCCAATATGTAAGGTCTATGAGTCATCTCATATAAAGGGAATGTAATAAAGCATCAATACTGATTGATCCATAATTAGACAAATCCGTGCATAGAACAAAAAATCAAGAGCCCCGAGCCAATAAAGACTGAGAAGGTTGACTCAAGAATAAATTTAATTGGAGGCTCCGTTGTAAAATTCAGACCTAATCATTAATCGAGAAGTGGT
The nucleotide sequence above comes from Malus sylvestris chromosome 16, drMalSylv7.2, whole genome shotgun sequence. Encoded proteins:
- the LOC126606219 gene encoding NAD(P)H-quinone oxidoreductase subunit I, chloroplastic gives rise to the protein QLLSNSFHCKVTFYIHNVSQTREINKHKTIHIYINDMFSMVTGFMNYGQQTVRAARYIGQSFMITLSHANRLPVTIQYPYEKLITADRFRGRIHFEFDKCIACEVCVRVCPIDLPVVDWKLENDIRKKRLLNYSIDFGVCIFCGNCVEYCPTNCLSMTEEYELSTYDRHELNYNQIALGRLPMSVIDDYTIRTILNSPQINK
- the LOC126609120 gene encoding NAD(P)H-quinone oxidoreductase subunit H, chloroplastic-like, with amino-acid sequence MVDARDQIKLFRGLVYDLFEAATGMRMMHNYFRIGGVAADLPHGWIDKCLDFCDYFLTRVAEYQKLITRNPIFLERVEGVGIIGREEVINWGLSGPMLRASGIQWDLRKVDHYECYDEFDWEVQWQKEGDSLARYLVRIGEMIESVKIIQQALEGIPGGPYENLEIRYFDRERNPEWNDFEYRFISKKPSPTFELPKQELYVRVEAPKGELGIFLIGDQSGFPWRWKIRPPGFINLQILPRLVKRMKLADIMTILGSIDIIMGEVDR